Proteins from a genomic interval of Pseudomonas paeninsulae:
- the rpsJ gene encoding 30S ribosomal protein S10, whose amino-acid sequence MQNQQIRIRLKAFDHRLIDQSTQEIVETAKRTGAQVRGPIPLPTRKERFTVLTSPHVNKDARDQFEIRTHKRVLDIVQPTDKTVDALMKLDLAAGVEVQISLG is encoded by the coding sequence ATGCAAAACCAACAAATCCGTATTCGGTTGAAGGCTTTTGACCATCGCCTGATAGATCAATCAACCCAGGAAATCGTGGAAACCGCGAAACGTACTGGTGCTCAGGTGCGTGGTCCGATTCCTCTGCCTACCCGCAAAGAGCGGTTTACCGTTCTGACTTCACCGCACGTCAACAAAGACGCGCGTGATCAGTTCGAAATCCGCACTCATAAGCGCGTTCTGGATATTGTCCAGCCGACGGATAAAACCGTTGATGCGTTGATGAAGCTTGATCTTGCGGCTGGCGTGGAAGTGCAGATCAGCCTCGGCTAA
- the rplC gene encoding 50S ribosomal protein L3, with protein sequence MTIGVVGRKCGMTRIFTEEGVSIPVTVIEIEPNRVTQFKTEESDGYRAVQVTVGERRASRVSKAQAGHFAKANVAAGRGVWEFRLEEGDYQAGDLINAEIFQAGQLVDVTGQSKGKGFAGTIKRWNFRGQDNTHGNSVSHRVPGSIGQCQTPGRVFKGKKMSGHMGAERVTVQSLEVVRVDAERNLLLVKGAVPGATGGNLVVRPAAKARG encoded by the coding sequence ATGACTATTGGTGTAGTCGGTCGTAAGTGCGGTATGACTCGCATTTTCACCGAAGAAGGTGTCTCCATTCCGGTTACGGTCATTGAGATCGAGCCGAATCGCGTCACTCAGTTCAAAACTGAAGAGTCCGATGGCTATCGTGCAGTGCAAGTCACTGTCGGCGAGCGTCGTGCTTCCCGTGTCAGCAAGGCGCAAGCCGGTCATTTCGCCAAGGCGAATGTCGCGGCAGGTCGTGGTGTTTGGGAGTTCCGCCTTGAAGAAGGCGACTACCAGGCTGGCGATCTGATCAACGCTGAAATTTTCCAAGCTGGTCAACTGGTGGATGTCACCGGTCAGTCCAAGGGTAAAGGCTTTGCCGGTACCATCAAGCGTTGGAACTTCCGCGGCCAAGACAACACTCACGGTAACTCCGTGTCCCACCGTGTTCCGGGTTCCATTGGCCAGTGCCAGACTCCGGGTCGCGTCTTCAAGGGCAAGAAAATGTCCGGTCACATGGGTGCTGAGCGCGTGACTGTGCAGTCCCTGGAAGTAGTGCGCGTCGATGCTGAACGCAACCTGCTGTTGGTCAAGGGTGCCGTTCCTGGCGCTACTGGCGGCAACTTGGTTGTTCGTCCGGCAGCCAAGGCTCGCGGTTAA
- the rplD gene encoding 50S ribosomal protein L4: MQLNVNGAQAIEVSEATFGGDYNETLVHQAVVAYMAGGRQGSKQQKTRSDVSGGGKRPWRQKGTGRARAGTTRGPIWRGGGVTFAARPQNHDQKLNKKMYRAALRSILAELVRTDRLVVVEDFSVEAPKTKDLLNKLNGMGLTDVLIVSDAIDENLYLAARNLPHVEVRDVQGSDPVSLIAYEKVLVTVSAVKKFEELLG, from the coding sequence ATGCAATTAAATGTAAATGGCGCTCAAGCGATCGAAGTGTCCGAAGCGACATTCGGTGGCGATTACAACGAGACCCTGGTTCACCAAGCAGTCGTGGCCTACATGGCCGGCGGCCGTCAGGGCAGCAAGCAGCAGAAGACCCGTTCCGACGTTTCTGGTGGCGGTAAGCGCCCATGGCGTCAGAAGGGCACTGGTCGTGCTCGTGCTGGTACCACTCGTGGTCCGATCTGGCGTGGCGGTGGTGTGACTTTCGCGGCCCGTCCGCAGAATCACGATCAAAAGCTGAACAAGAAAATGTATCGCGCTGCATTGCGTTCGATTCTTGCTGAGCTGGTGCGCACCGATCGTCTGGTGGTGGTTGAGGACTTCAGCGTTGAAGCGCCGAAAACCAAAGACCTGCTGAACAAACTGAATGGCATGGGTCTGACCGACGTTCTGATCGTGTCCGATGCTATTGACGAAAATCTTTACCTGGCTGCTCGTAACTTGCCGCATGTTGAAGTTCGTGACGTGCAAGGTTCCGATCCGGTCAGTCTGATCGCGTACGAAAAGGTGTTGGTTACCGTTTCTGCCGTGAAGAAATTCGAGGAGCTGCTGGGATGA
- the rplW gene encoding 50S ribosomal protein L23 has translation MNQERVFKVLLGPHVSEKATLLADKKSQFVFKVAIDATKLEIKKAVESLFSVNVAAVNTVNVLGKTKRTARGLGKRNDWKKAVISLQPGQDLDFASSAE, from the coding sequence ATGAACCAGGAACGCGTATTTAAAGTGCTGCTTGGCCCGCACGTCTCCGAGAAGGCCACACTTCTGGCTGATAAGAAAAGCCAATTCGTTTTCAAGGTTGCAATCGATGCAACCAAGCTGGAAATCAAGAAGGCCGTCGAAAGCCTGTTCAGTGTGAATGTTGCCGCTGTTAATACCGTGAATGTTCTCGGTAAGACCAAGCGCACCGCTCGCGGCCTGGGCAAGCGTAACGACTGGAAGAAGGCAGTTATCTCCCTTCAGCCGGGTCAAGATCTCGATTTCGCCAGCAGTGCTGAGTAA
- the rplB gene encoding 50S ribosomal protein L2 codes for MAIVKCKPTSPGRRFVVKVVNQELHKGAPYAPLLEKKSKTGGRNNNGRITTRHIGGGHKQHYRLVDFRRNDKDGIPATVERIEYDPNRTAHIALLMYADGERRYIIAPKGVSAGDQLVAGIMAPIKPGNSLQLRNIPVGSTIHGVELKPGKGAQIARSAGASAQLIAREGVYVTLRLRSGEMRKVLAECRATLGEVSNSEHSLRSLGKAGAKRWRGVRPTVRGVAMNPVDHPHGGGEGRTSGGRHPVSPWGFPTKGAKTRGNKRTDKMIVRRRK; via the coding sequence ATGGCAATCGTTAAATGCAAACCGACTTCCCCGGGCCGCCGTTTTGTGGTCAAGGTGGTCAACCAGGAGCTGCATAAAGGCGCTCCTTACGCTCCGCTGCTCGAGAAGAAGTCGAAGACTGGCGGTCGTAACAACAATGGTCGTATCACCACCCGTCATATCGGTGGTGGCCACAAGCAGCATTACCGTCTGGTCGATTTCCGTCGCAACGACAAAGATGGCATTCCAGCCACTGTCGAGCGTATTGAATACGATCCTAACCGTACCGCACACATCGCTTTGCTGATGTATGCAGACGGCGAGCGTCGCTACATCATCGCCCCTAAAGGCGTGAGTGCTGGCGATCAGCTGGTAGCTGGTATCATGGCTCCGATCAAGCCGGGCAATAGTCTGCAACTGCGTAACATTCCAGTTGGTAGCACTATTCACGGTGTCGAATTGAAGCCGGGCAAAGGTGCTCAAATCGCTCGTTCTGCTGGTGCTTCGGCTCAGCTGATTGCGCGTGAAGGTGTCTACGTGACCCTGCGTCTGCGTTCCGGTGAAATGCGTAAAGTGCTGGCTGAGTGCCGTGCGACCCTGGGCGAAGTCTCGAACTCCGAGCACAGCCTGCGTTCGCTGGGTAAAGCTGGTGCCAAACGCTGGCGTGGCGTTCGCCCAACCGTTCGTGGTGTTGCCATGAACCCGGTTGACCACCCACACGGTGGTGGTGAAGGTCGTACCTCTGGTGGTCGTCATCCGGTGTCTCCATGGGGCTTCCCGACTAAGGGCGCGAAGACTCGTGGTAACAAACGCACCGATAAAATGATCGTCCGTCGTCGCAAGTAA
- the rpsS gene encoding 30S ribosomal protein S19: protein MPRSLKKGPFIDLHLLKKIEVAVEKNDRKPVKTWSRRSMILPQMVGLTIAVHNGRLHVPVLVNEDMVGHKLGEFAGTRTYRGHVADKKAKR, encoded by the coding sequence GTGCCACGTTCTCTGAAAAAAGGTCCTTTTATCGATCTTCACCTACTGAAGAAGATCGAAGTGGCGGTGGAAAAGAACGATCGCAAGCCGGTGAAAACCTGGTCGCGCCGTTCCATGATCCTGCCGCAAATGGTCGGTCTGACCATTGCTGTGCATAACGGTCGCCTGCATGTCCCCGTTCTTGTGAACGAAGACATGGTCGGCCACAAACTCGGCGAGTTTGCTGGTACCCGCACTTATCGTGGGCACGTAGCAGACAAGAAAGCCAAGCGTTAA
- the rplV gene encoding 50S ribosomal protein L22 → MEVAAKLSGARISAQKARLVADQIRGKKVGEALNLLAFSSKKAADIIKKVLESAVANAEHNEGADVDDLKVSTVFVNEGRSLKRIMPRAKGRADRIVKRSCHITVKVADK, encoded by the coding sequence ATGGAAGTAGCCGCTAAGTTGTCGGGCGCTCGAATCTCCGCCCAGAAAGCCCGCTTGGTCGCCGACCAGATCCGCGGGAAGAAGGTGGGCGAAGCGCTCAATCTGTTGGCTTTTAGCAGTAAGAAAGCCGCTGATATCATCAAGAAAGTGCTGGAGTCGGCTGTGGCCAACGCCGAGCATAACGAAGGCGCAGATGTTGATGACCTCAAGGTCAGCACCGTTTTCGTCAACGAAGGGCGTTCGCTGAAGCGAATCATGCCGCGTGCCAAAGGCCGCGCTGATCGCATCGTCAAGCGGTCTTGCCATATCACTGTCAAGGTTGCGGACAAGTAA
- the rpsC gene encoding 30S ribosomal protein S3, with protein MGQKVHPIGIRLGIVKEHTSVWYADGRTYADYLFADLKVREYLQDKLKSASVSRIDIHRPAQTARITIHTARPGIVIGKKGEDVERLRQDLTKQMGVPVHINIEEIRKPELDGMLVAQSVAQQLERRVMFRRAMKRAVQNAMRIGAKGIKIQVSGRLGGAEIARTEWYREGRVPLHTLRADVDYAMYEAHTTYGVIGVKVWIFKGEVIGGRQEELKPQAPAPRKKAAK; from the coding sequence ATGGGTCAGAAAGTACATCCCATTGGCATTCGCCTGGGAATCGTCAAGGAGCACACCTCCGTCTGGTACGCAGACGGTCGGACTTATGCGGACTATTTGTTCGCTGATCTGAAGGTGCGCGAATACCTCCAAGACAAACTAAAAAGCGCGTCCGTAAGCCGTATCGATATCCATCGTCCGGCTCAGACTGCACGCATCACCATCCACACCGCCCGTCCCGGTATCGTAATTGGGAAGAAAGGTGAAGATGTTGAAAGGCTGCGTCAGGACCTGACCAAGCAAATGGGTGTGCCTGTGCACATCAATATCGAAGAAATCCGCAAGCCGGAGCTCGACGGTATGCTGGTTGCGCAGAGCGTAGCTCAGCAGCTGGAGCGTCGTGTGATGTTCCGTCGCGCTATGAAACGCGCTGTACAGAACGCCATGCGCATTGGTGCCAAGGGCATCAAAATCCAAGTGAGCGGTCGTCTCGGTGGTGCTGAAATTGCCCGTACCGAATGGTATCGCGAAGGTCGTGTGCCGTTGCACACCCTGCGTGCCGATGTCGACTATGCCATGTACGAAGCACACACCACTTATGGTGTGATCGGTGTCAAGGTTTGGATCTTCAAGGGCGAAGTAATTGGTGGTCGCCAGGAAGAACTGAAACCGCAGGCACCTGCGCCTCGTAAAAAAGCTGCTAAGTAA
- the rplP gene encoding 50S ribosomal protein L16 yields the protein MLQPKRTKFRKQMTGHNRGLAQRGSKVSFGEFALKSVARGRLTARQIESARRALTRHVKRGGKIWIRVFPDKPVTKKPLEVRMGKGKGSVEYWVAQIQPGRVLYEIEGVSEELAREAFALAAAKLPLATTFVKRTVM from the coding sequence ATGTTGCAACCAAAGCGTACGAAGTTCCGTAAGCAGATGACCGGCCACAACCGTGGCCTGGCTCAGCGCGGTAGCAAAGTCAGCTTCGGCGAATTCGCCTTGAAGTCTGTTGCCCGCGGTCGTCTCACCGCCCGTCAGATCGAGTCCGCTCGTCGTGCTCTGACTCGTCACGTTAAGCGTGGCGGGAAAATCTGGATTCGCGTGTTCCCTGACAAGCCTGTTACCAAGAAGCCTCTCGAAGTGCGGATGGGTAAAGGGAAGGGTAGCGTTGAGTATTGGGTAGCCCAGATTCAGCCAGGCAGAGTCCTGTATGAAATCGAAGGCGTTTCCGAAGAGTTGGCGCGTGAGGCTTTCGCCTTGGCGGCTGCAAAGCTGCCACTCGCCACCACTTTTGTTAAGCGGACGGTGATGTGA
- the rpmC gene encoding 50S ribosomal protein L29 produces MKANELREKSAQQLNEQLLGLLRDQFNLRMQKATGQLGQSHLLSQVKRDIARVKTVLNQQAGK; encoded by the coding sequence ATGAAGGCGAATGAACTTCGTGAAAAATCAGCACAGCAGCTGAACGAGCAATTGCTCGGCCTGCTGCGCGACCAGTTCAATCTGCGTATGCAGAAAGCAACTGGCCAGTTGGGGCAGTCTCACCTGCTCTCGCAAGTTAAGCGCGATATCGCTCGTGTGAAGACTGTGCTCAATCAGCAGGCAGGTAAGTGA
- the rpsQ gene encoding 30S ribosomal protein S17, translated as MAEAEKTVRTLTGRVVSDKMDKTITVLIERRVKHPIYGKYVKRSTKLHAHDESNQCHIGDKVSIRETRPVAKTKSWALVEVLERAVEV; from the coding sequence ATGGCTGAAGCCGAAAAAACAGTCCGTACGCTGACCGGCCGTGTCGTCAGCGACAAGATGGACAAGACCATCACCGTATTGATCGAGCGTCGCGTTAAGCACCCGATCTACGGTAAATATGTCAAGCGTTCGACCAAGCTGCACGCGCACGACGAAAGCAACCAGTGCCACATCGGTGACAAGGTTTCCATCCGTGAAACCCGTCCCGTAGCCAAGACCAAATCTTGGGCGCTGGTTGAAGTTCTCGAACGCGCAGTGGAAGTCTAA
- the rplN gene encoding 50S ribosomal protein L14, whose amino-acid sequence MIQTQSMLDVADNSGARRVMCIKVLGGSHRRYAGIGDIIKVTVKEAIPRGKVKKGQVMTAVVVRTRHGVRRPDGSIIRFDGNAAVLLNNKQEPIGTRIFGPVTRELRSEKFMKIVSLAPEVL is encoded by the coding sequence ATGATTCAGACTCAATCCATGCTCGACGTCGCTGACAACAGTGGCGCTCGTCGCGTTATGTGCATCAAGGTGCTGGGCGGTTCGCATCGCCGTTACGCGGGCATCGGCGACATCATCAAGGTGACCGTCAAGGAAGCAATTCCGCGCGGTAAAGTGAAAAAGGGCCAAGTGATGACTGCTGTAGTAGTCCGCACTCGTCACGGCGTTCGTCGCCCTGATGGCTCGATCATTCGCTTCGATGGCAACGCTGCTGTTCTGCTGAACAACAAGCAAGAGCCGATCGGCACCCGTATTTTTGGGCCAGTGACTCGTGAACTTCGCTCTGAGAAGTTCATGAAGATCGTCTCGCTCGCCCCTGAAGTGCTCTAA
- the rplX gene encoding 50S ribosomal protein L24, with protein MQKIRRDDEIIVIAGKDKGKRGKVLKVLADDRLVVGGLNLVKRHTKPNPMSGVQGGIIEKEAPLHASNVAIFNSETNKADRVGFKVEEGKKIRVFKSTQKAVDA; from the coding sequence ATGCAAAAGATTCGTCGTGACGACGAGATCATCGTGATCGCCGGTAAAGACAAAGGTAAGCGTGGCAAGGTGCTCAAGGTTCTCGCTGACGACCGTCTGGTCGTTGGTGGGTTGAACCTGGTGAAGCGCCATACCAAGCCGAACCCGATGTCGGGCGTTCAGGGCGGTATCATCGAGAAAGAAGCGCCTCTGCACGCTTCCAACGTGGCCATTTTCAACAGTGAAACCAACAAGGCTGACCGTGTTGGTTTCAAAGTTGAAGAAGGTAAAAAAATTCGTGTCTTCAAGTCGACCCAAAAAGCGGTTGATGCTTGA
- the rplE gene encoding 50S ribosomal protein L5 — MARLKEIYRKELAPKLKEELKLANVMEVPRITKITLNMGLGEAIGDKKVIEHAVADLEKITGQKVVVTHARKSIAGFKLREDWPIGVKVTLRRDRMYEFLDRLLSISLPRVRDFRGLNAKSFDGRGNYSMGVKEQIIFPEIDYDKIDALRGLDITLTTTARTDDEGRALLRAFKFPFRN, encoded by the coding sequence ATGGCACGACTAAAAGAGATTTACCGGAAAGAACTCGCGCCGAAGCTTAAGGAAGAACTTAAGCTTGCGAACGTGATGGAAGTTCCGCGCATCACCAAGATCACTCTGAACATGGGCTTGGGCGAAGCGATCGGTGACAAGAAAGTCATCGAGCACGCTGTAGCCGATCTGGAAAAGATTACCGGTCAGAAAGTCGTAGTGACTCATGCCCGTAAATCGATTGCAGGTTTCAAGCTGCGTGAAGATTGGCCGATTGGCGTCAAGGTAACCCTGCGCCGCGATCGCATGTACGAATTCCTGGATCGTCTGCTGTCTATCTCCCTGCCTCGGGTTCGCGACTTTCGCGGCCTGAATGCCAAGTCCTTCGATGGTCGTGGCAACTACAGCATGGGTGTTAAAGAGCAGATCATCTTCCCGGAAATCGACTACGACAAGATCGATGCCCTGCGTGGTCTGGACATAACCCTGACTACCACTGCGCGTACGGATGATGAGGGTCGTGCTTTGCTGCGCGCCTTCAAATTCCCGTTCCGCAACTGA
- the rpsN gene encoding 30S ribosomal protein S14, with amino-acid sequence MAKMSMKNRELKRQQTVAKYAKKRAALKATIADLNASPEARWEAQVALQKQPRDASASRLRNRCRITGRPHGVYRKFGLSRIKLREAAMRGDVPGLVKASW; translated from the coding sequence ATGGCTAAAATGAGCATGAAAAACCGTGAGCTGAAGCGTCAGCAAACGGTAGCCAAGTACGCGAAGAAGCGTGCTGCGCTGAAAGCTACCATCGCCGATCTGAACGCCAGTCCGGAAGCGCGTTGGGAAGCTCAGGTAGCACTGCAGAAGCAGCCGCGTGATGCCAGCGCTTCGCGTCTGCGCAATCGCTGCCGCATTACCGGTCGTCCGCACGGCGTATATCGCAAGTTCGGTCTGTCGCGTATCAAGCTGCGTGAAGCTGCAATGCGTGGCGACGTACCGGGTCTGGTCAAGGCCAGCTGGTAA
- the rpsH gene encoding 30S ribosomal protein S8, with product MSMQDPLADMLTRIRNAQMAEKSVVSMPSSTLKVAVAKVLKDEGYIAGYQISGEVKPQLSIELKYFEGRSVIEEVKRVSRPGLRQYKSVDDLPKVRGGLGVSIVSTNKGVMTDRAARAAGVGGEVLCTVF from the coding sequence ATGAGTATGCAGGACCCGTTAGCGGACATGCTAACTCGTATCCGTAATGCCCAGATGGCTGAAAAGTCCGTCGTAAGCATGCCGTCTTCCACGTTGAAGGTGGCTGTAGCCAAAGTTTTGAAAGACGAAGGTTATATTGCGGGATATCAGATCAGCGGTGAAGTTAAGCCGCAGCTGTCCATCGAGCTGAAATATTTCGAAGGCCGTTCGGTTATCGAAGAAGTGAAGCGCGTTAGCCGTCCAGGCCTTCGCCAGTACAAGTCCGTTGATGATCTGCCAAAAGTTCGTGGCGGTCTCGGCGTTTCCATCGTCTCCACCAATAAAGGTGTGATGACGGATCGCGCGGCGCGCGCTGCCGGTGTCGGCGGCGAAGTGCTTTGTACAGTGTTCTAG
- the rplF gene encoding 50S ribosomal protein L6 — MSRVAKNPVTLPAGVEISLAGQQLSVKGAKGALELNIHSSVEVVQESGELRFAARNGDQQTRAMAGTTRALVNNMVIGVSTGFERKLQLVGVGYKAQAKGQVLSLALGFSHPINYELPEGVVAETPSQTEILIKGVDKQLVGQVAAEIRDFRRPEPYKGKGVRYADEVVRRKEAKKK, encoded by the coding sequence ATGTCACGCGTCGCTAAGAACCCCGTCACGTTGCCCGCTGGTGTAGAGATCAGTCTCGCCGGTCAGCAACTTTCGGTTAAGGGTGCCAAGGGTGCTCTAGAGCTGAATATTCATTCGTCCGTTGAAGTGGTCCAGGAATCCGGTGAGCTGCGTTTTGCTGCTCGCAACGGAGACCAGCAGACTCGCGCAATGGCCGGTACCACTCGTGCGTTGGTCAACAATATGGTGATCGGCGTAAGCACTGGCTTCGAGCGCAAGCTTCAGCTGGTAGGCGTTGGTTACAAGGCGCAAGCCAAAGGTCAGGTCTTGTCCCTGGCTCTAGGCTTCTCCCACCCGATCAACTACGAGCTGCCGGAAGGCGTTGTTGCTGAAACCCCTAGCCAGACCGAAATCCTGATTAAGGGTGTCGATAAACAACTGGTTGGTCAGGTTGCTGCGGAAATCCGTGATTTCCGTCGTCCTGAACCTTATAAGGGCAAAGGTGTTCGTTACGCTGACGAAGTCGTCCGTCGTAAAGAAGCCAAGAAGAAGTAG
- the rplR gene encoding 50S ribosomal protein L18, giving the protein MTDKKVTRLRRARKARLKMHELEAVRLCVYRSSQHIYAQVISADGSKVLASASTLDKALRDGATGNVDAAKKVGELVAERAKAAGVTQVAFDRSGFKYHGRVQALADAAREGGLEF; this is encoded by the coding sequence ATGACCGACAAAAAAGTTACTCGACTGCGTCGCGCTCGCAAAGCACGCCTGAAAATGCACGAGCTCGAAGCCGTGCGTCTCTGCGTGTACCGCTCTTCGCAGCATATCTATGCCCAGGTCATTTCGGCCGACGGCAGCAAGGTTCTGGCCAGCGCCTCTACCTTGGACAAAGCACTGCGTGATGGCGCCACTGGCAACGTCGACGCAGCCAAGAAAGTTGGCGAGCTGGTTGCCGAGCGTGCGAAAGCCGCTGGTGTGACTCAGGTTGCATTCGACCGTTCTGGCTTCAAGTACCACGGCCGCGTCCAGGCGCTGGCTGATGCTGCTCGTGAAGGCGGGCTGGAGTTCTAA
- the rpsE gene encoding 30S ribosomal protein S5 yields the protein MSNNDQKRDEGYIEKLVQVNRVAKTVKGGRIFTFTALTVVGDGKGRVGFGRGKSREVPAAIQKAMEAARRNMIQVDLNGTTLQYAMKSAHGASKVYMQPASEGTGIIAGGAMRAVLEVAGVQNVLAKCYGSTNPVNVVHATFKGLKAMQSPDSVAAKRGKSVEEIL from the coding sequence ATGTCAAATAACGACCAAAAGCGCGACGAAGGCTATATCGAGAAACTGGTACAGGTTAACCGCGTAGCCAAAACCGTAAAGGGTGGCCGTATCTTCACTTTCACTGCGTTGACCGTAGTGGGTGATGGTAAGGGTCGCGTCGGTTTCGGCCGCGGCAAATCCCGTGAAGTGCCAGCTGCTATTCAAAAAGCGATGGAAGCTGCTCGTCGCAACATGATCCAGGTGGACCTGAATGGCACCACTCTGCAGTACGCGATGAAGTCTGCCCATGGCGCCTCCAAGGTGTACATGCAGCCGGCTTCTGAAGGTACCGGCATCATCGCCGGCGGCGCCATGCGTGCCGTGCTGGAAGTGGCTGGTGTGCAGAACGTTCTGGCCAAGTGCTACGGCTCGACTAACCCCGTGAACGTGGTGCATGCCACTTTCAAAGGTTTGAAAGCTATGCAGTCGCCTGACTCTGTTGCGGCCAAGCGTGGCAAGAGCGTCGAGGAGATTCTCTAA
- the rpmD gene encoding 50S ribosomal protein L30 has product MANTVKVTLIKSMTGRIPNHKLCVKGLGLRRIGHTVEVLDTPENRGMINKAYYMLRVEG; this is encoded by the coding sequence ATGGCTAATACCGTAAAAGTCACGCTGATCAAAAGCATGACCGGCCGTATCCCCAACCACAAACTCTGTGTGAAGGGGTTGGGTCTGCGTCGCATCGGTCACACCGTAGAAGTCCTGGATACTCCCGAGAATCGCGGGATGATCAACAAGGCTTACTACATGCTGCGAGTCGAGGGTTAA
- the rplO gene encoding 50S ribosomal protein L15, with protein MYLNDLSPAPGSRREKHRPGRGIGSGLGKTGGRGHKGQSSRSGGTIAPGFEGGQQPLHRRLPKFGFVSLKAMDRAEVRTSELNKVEGGVITLQALKDANLINQHVRRVKVMLSGAVTQAVTLKGIAATKGARAAIEAAGGKFEE; from the coding sequence ATGTACCTGAACGATTTGAGTCCTGCGCCGGGTTCCCGTCGCGAGAAGCACCGTCCGGGCCGTGGTATCGGTAGTGGTTTGGGTAAGACCGGTGGCCGTGGCCACAAGGGTCAATCCTCCCGCTCCGGTGGCACCATTGCTCCGGGTTTTGAAGGCGGCCAGCAGCCTCTGCACCGTCGTTTGCCCAAGTTCGGTTTCGTTTCCCTGAAGGCTATGGATCGCGCAGAAGTGCGTACTTCCGAGCTGAACAAGGTCGAAGGCGGCGTTATTACTCTGCAAGCGCTGAAGGATGCCAACCTGATTAACCAGCATGTACGGCGTGTGAAAGTCATGCTGTCCGGTGCGGTTACTCAAGCGGTTACCCTTAAAGGTATCGCTGCCACCAAAGGTGCGCGTGCGGCTATCGAAGCAGCTGGCGGTAAGTTCGAGGAATAA